In Quercus robur chromosome 10, dhQueRobu3.1, whole genome shotgun sequence, a genomic segment contains:
- the LOC126704109 gene encoding uncharacterized protein LOC126704109, with amino-acid sequence MAEMLLKVQKYMNSEDALAAIKDAEKPGDKGKKEDEHRGQKRERPDRRNYDGNRRKDDKGPQTVKFTPLVIPVDKILTQIKDEDYLKWLRPLHSSPNVHDKNKYCRFHKNHGHNTEDCRDLKEKIKELIRKGKLQKYVKKGEYSKFRDNNKSQYESSYGSDDCPSQPSQNVIGEIKTITGGPFSGGSFKSLKKVYQRQVNSVHTIPSFKQQRTDRDMSFGEADAKGVKQPHNDPLVIILNIEGFNTKRILVDNGSSADVIYLPAFQQLKLDPKRLC; translated from the coding sequence ATGGCAGAGATGCTTCTGAAAGTGCAGAAGTACATGAATTCTGAAGACGCTTTAGCAGCCATAAAGGATGCAGAGAAGCCAGGAGACAAGGGAAAGAAGGAAGACGAGCATAGGGGTCAAAAAAGGGAGCGCCCAGATCGTCGGAACTATGACGGGAATAGAAGAAAGGATGACAAAGGTCCTCAAACGGTAAAATTTACTCCTCTAGTTATacctgttgacaaaattttaacaCAGATTAAGGACGAGGACTATCTCAAATGGCTGAGACCATTACACTCATCCCCTAACGTCCATGATAAGAACAAGTACTGCCGATTCCACAAAAATCACGGCCATAACACAGAAGATTGTAGGGACCTGAAGGAGAAAATAAAGGAGTTGATACGGAAAGGGAAATTAcagaaatatgtgaagaagggGGAATATAGCAAGTTCAGGGACAACAATAAGAGCCAGTATGAGTCCTCTTACGGGAGTGATGACTGTCCATCCCAACCTTCACAGAAtgtgatcggggagataaagaCGATTACAGGAGGGCCTTTCTCAGGAGGATCATTTAAATCCCTCAAGAAAGTGTACCAGAGGCAGGTGAATAGCGTTCACACGATACCTTCATTTAAGCAGCAACGAACCGACCGGGACATGTCCTTCGGTGAAGCGGATGCTAAAGGAGTGAAGCAGCCCCACAATGACCCTTTggttataatattaaatatagaGGGATTCAATACCAAAAGGATCCTCGTGGACAACGGTAGCTCCGCCGACGTCATCTACCTTCCTGCTTTCCAGCAACTGAAACTAGATCCAAAGAGATTGTGCTAA